The Tepidisphaeraceae bacterium genome contains a region encoding:
- a CDS encoding NADH-quinone oxidoreductase subunit A: protein MEVLLSIVLFVVLGGVFVFANLTIGSLARPKLPNAQKLEAYECGEPSIGSNWVQFDLRFYIVALVYLVFAVEIALFYPWAVAWGDAVRIAKESGLPDAFAVRQVAIVDMLFFFGVILIGFAYLWRFGYLDWVRTATVSNLRDDTPAVQSSDAVSGPLEGAGNLLTEAAKPV, encoded by the coding sequence ATGGAAGTCCTGCTCTCCATCGTCCTCTTCGTCGTGCTTGGCGGGGTGTTCGTCTTCGCGAACCTGACCATCGGGTCGCTGGCGCGACCGAAGCTGCCCAATGCGCAGAAGCTCGAAGCGTACGAGTGCGGCGAGCCGTCGATCGGCAGCAACTGGGTGCAGTTCGATCTGCGCTTCTACATCGTTGCGCTCGTGTACCTCGTGTTCGCCGTCGAGATCGCGCTGTTCTACCCCTGGGCGGTGGCCTGGGGCGACGCGGTGCGCATTGCCAAAGAATCGGGCCTGCCCGACGCGTTCGCGGTGCGGCAGGTGGCGATCGTCGACATGCTCTTCTTCTTCGGCGTGATCCTCATCGGGTTCGCATACCTCTGGCGCTTCGGATACCTCGACTGGGTGCGCACGGCGACCGTTTCAAACCTGCGGGATGACACGCCGGCGGTCCAGTCGTCGGATGCGGTGAGCGGCCCATTGGAAGGGGCGGGGAACCTGCTCACTGAGGCGGCCAAACCAGTGTAG
- the phoU gene encoding phosphate signaling complex protein PhoU, with product MAINFTDQLETLQNRLARMSALVQQVVEQSVDSIVSCNERLAEQTIATDKRVDDEEVEIEKLAINLLALHQPTAIDLRIIMTVIKANSDLERIADCAVNCAQRVRPLVLEHNYRAPADLKLMGNSVVNLLRSTLKALNLGDQNLAKEVVRSDDVVDALYAQIVQDMLSNMQGSDTEVNFGNIMMAKNLERIGDHCTNIAEDVIYVHTGLIIRHLHAL from the coding sequence ATGGCCATCAACTTCACCGATCAGCTTGAGACCCTCCAGAACCGCCTGGCCCGCATGAGCGCACTCGTGCAACAGGTGGTCGAACAGTCGGTCGACTCCATCGTGTCCTGCAACGAGCGCCTCGCCGAGCAGACGATCGCGACCGACAAGCGCGTGGACGACGAGGAGGTGGAGATCGAGAAGCTCGCGATCAACCTCCTGGCGCTGCACCAGCCCACCGCGATCGACCTTCGCATCATCATGACGGTGATCAAGGCCAACTCCGACCTCGAACGCATCGCCGACTGTGCCGTGAACTGCGCCCAGCGCGTCCGCCCGCTTGTGCTGGAGCACAACTACCGCGCCCCGGCCGACCTGAAGCTGATGGGCAACAGCGTCGTCAACCTGCTCCGCAGCACCCTGAAGGCCCTAAACCTCGGCGACCAGAACCTGGCCAAGGAAGTCGTCCGCAGCGACGACGTCGTCGACGCGCTCTACGCACAGATCGTCCAGGACATGCTCTCGAACATGCAGGGCAGCGACACCGAAGTGAACTTCGGCAACATCATGATGGCCAAGAATCTGGAGCGCATCGGCGACCACTGCACGAACATTGCCGAGGACGTCATCTACGTACACACGGGGTTGATCATCCGGCACTTGCACGCGCTGTAG